A stretch of Telopea speciosissima isolate NSW1024214 ecotype Mountain lineage chromosome 11, Tspe_v1, whole genome shotgun sequence DNA encodes these proteins:
- the LOC122645688 gene encoding pleiotropic drug resistance protein 1-like isoform X1: MERSVSAHSISRSISRSNSRGINRVDSYGSFFRRDSASDIFRRSSRAREDDDEEALKWAAIQKLPTWNRMRKGILLGGEDGVTTKEIDIDCLGPEERKILIERLEVENDKFFLRLRNRITRVGIELPTIEVRFEHLNVDTEAHMGSRALPSIPNFTLNMIEGFLNYIHLLPSKKKPLSILRDVSGVIKPGRMTLLLGPPTSGKTTLLLALAGKLDKNLKVSGRVTYNGHEMDEFVPQRTSAYISQRDLHIGEMTVRETLAFSARCQGVGSTYDLFSELLRREKEANIKPDPDIDLFMKAAALGGQEASLITDVIVKILGLEVCADTLVGDEMLRGISGGQRKRLTTGEMLVGPARALFMDEISNGLDSSTTYQIVKSLRNYIHILRGTAFVSLLQPAPETFDLFDDIFLLSDGQIVYQGPRDNVLQFFEYVGFKCPERKGVADFLQEVTSRKDQQQYWIDKDKPYRFISVKEFSEAFQSFHVGQRLGDELATPFDKTKSHPAALTTNKYGVSKKELLKACIARELLLMKRNSFVYIFKTMLLIIVACVSMTILLRTKMHRDSILDGGLYVGALFFSLMTIMFNGFSEVALTILKLPVFYKQRDLRFFPPWAYSLPTWILKIPISFVEVAVWVFMTHYVIGFDPNVESLFKQYLLLLCVNQMSSGLFRFIAAAGRNEIIANTFGSFSLLIVLVMGGFLLSRDDIRKWWIWGYWISPIMYAQNAIAVNEFLGKSWGQVLPQSTETLGVAVMKSKGFFTEAYWYWIGVGALICYVFLFNIIFTVALSYLNPFKSSQTVLTEEDGPTNETRELTNVSSMRRNLEVQAESREGTQSIECETSSNQNKKRGMVLPFEPLSITFDEIKYAVGMPQELKAQGVTEDRLELLKGVSGAFKPGVLTALMGVSGAGKTTLMDVLAGRKTGGYIDGRITISGYPKKQETFARIAGYCEQNDIHSPNVTVYESLLFSAWLRLPPEVADASRKMFIDEVMVLVELTPLRDSLVGLPGVSGLSTEQRKRLTIAVELVANPSIIFMDEPTTGLDARAAAIVMRTVRNTVDTGRTVVCTIHQPGIDIFEAFDELFLLKQGGEEIYVGPLGRYSSHLIAYFEAINGISKIKDGQNPATWMLEVTMMAQETTLGVDFAVLYKNSELYRKNKAMIEELSKPSPGSQELHFSTQYSQSFINQCLTCLLKQQWSYWRNPSYTAVRFLFTTFTALMFGTIFWNLGSKSQKQQDIMNAMGSIYAAVIFLGIQNASAVQPVVDVERTVFYRERAAGMYSAMPYAFAQVFIELPYVFIQTIVYALIVYAMIGLHWEVAKFFWYIFFIYFTLLYFTLFGMVTVALTPNRNIAAVISAAFYAMWNLFSGFIIPKSKIPVWWVWCYWMTPVAWTMYGLVASQFGDIQERLETGETVEEFVKNYFGYEHSFLGVVAAVVVGFTIIFVFVFAVSIRLLNFQKR, translated from the exons tgatgatgaagaagctcTGAAATGGGCTGCAATACAGAAATTACCCACATGGAATCGTATGAGAAAAGGAATATTACTGGGTGGAGAAGACGGAGTGACAACCAAAgagattgatattgattgtctTGGACCagaagagagaaagattttGATAGAAAGACTAGAAGTTGAGAATGATAAGTTCTTTCTAAGACTCCGAAATCGCATTACTCG AGTTGGAATTGAACTTCCAACAATTGAAGTTCGATTTGAGCATTTAAATGTTGATACTGAAGCTCATATGGGAAGTAGAGCTCTTCCTTCAATTCCCAACTTCACTCTCAATATGATAGAG GGGTTCTTGAACTATATTCATCTTCTACCAAGTAAAAAGAAGCCATTATCGATCCTTCGCGACGTTAGCGGAGTAATCAAACCGGGTAGAATGACATTGCTTCTAGGTCCCCCAACCTCAGGGAAGACTACTCTTCTTCTAGCTCTAGCAGGAAAGCTTGATAAAAATCTAAAA GTTTCAGGGAGAGTAACTTATAATGGCCATGAAATGGATGAGTTTGTACCACAGAGGACATCTGCATATATTAGTCAAAGAGATCTTCATATAGGGGAAATGACTGTGAGAGAAACATTGGCTTTCTCTGCAAGATGTCAAGGGGTTGGAAGTACCTATG aTCTGTTTTCTGAGTTattaagaagagaaaaggaggcAAATATCAAGCCAGATCCTGATATTGACCTCTTTATGAAG GCAGCAGCGCTAGGAGGGCAAGAAGCCAGTTTGATCACAGATGTAATTGTAAAG ATTTTGGGCCTTGAGGTTTGTGCTGATACCTTGGTCGGAGATGAGATGCTGAGAGGTATCTCTGGAGGACAAAGAAAGCGTCTTACAACAG GTGAAATGCTTGTTGGACCTGCGAGGGCACTTTTCATGGATGAGATATCGAATGGTTTGGACAGTTCAACAACTTATCAAATAGTGAAGTCATTGAGGAATTACATTCACATTTTACGTGGGACAGCCTTTGTCTCCCTTCTCCAGCCAGCACCAGAGACTTTTGATCTCTTTGATGACATCTTTCTCCTATCGGATGGGCAGATTGTGTACCAGGGCCCCCGTGATAATGTGCTTCAATTCTTTGAGTACGTGGGATTCAAATGCCCTGAGAGGAAAGGAGTTGCTGACTTCTTACAAGAA GTAACATCAAGAAAAGATCAGCAACAGTACTGGATTGATAAAGATAAGCCTTACAGATTTATTTCTGTCAAGGAATTTTCAGAAGCATTCCAGTCATTCCATGTTGGCCAGAGACTCGGAGATGAACTTGCTACCCCATTCGACAAAACCAAGAGTCACCCCGCAGCTTTAACAACCAACAAGTATGGTGTTAGCAAGAAGGAGCTATTGAAAGCTTGTATAGCAAGAGAATTGTTGCTTATGAAGAGGAACTCATTTGTCTACATTTTCAAGACAATGCTA CTTATTATTGTCGCATGTGTATCAATGACAATTTTACTCCGTACCAAGATGCACCGAGATTCAATACTTGATGGTGGTTTATATGTGGGTGCTTTGTTCTTCTCTCTCATGACGATTATGTTTAATGGATTCTCAGAGGTTGCCTTGACCATCTTGAAACTTCCTGTGTTTTACAAGCAAAGAGACCTCCGTTTCTTCCCTCCATGGGCATATTCACTACCAACATGGATCCTAAAGATTCCAATCAGTTTTGTAGAAGTTGCTGTTTGGGTGTTCATGACGCACTATGTCATTGGCTTTGACCCAAATGTTGAAAG TCTGTTCAAACAGTACCTCCTCCTTCTATGCGTCAACCAGATGTCGTCCGGATTGTTCCGATTTATCGCAGCAGCCGGAAGGAATGAGATCATTGCAAACACATTTGGATCCTTTAGTTTGCTGATAGTCCTTGTCATGGGTGGATTTCTCTTGTCGCGAG ATGACATAAGGAAATGGTGGATATGGGGCTACTGGATCTCTCCTATTATGTATGCTCAAAATGCAATTGCTGTCAATGAGTTCCTTGGGAAAAGTTGGGGACAA GTTCTACCCCAGTCTACAGAGACTCTGGGAGTGGCAGTCATGAAGTCTAAAGGATTTTTTACTGAAGCATATTGGTATTGGATTGGAGTAGGGGCGTTGATCTGTTATGTTTTCCTGTTCAACATTATTTTCACTGTTGCTCTCTCTTATCTGAATC CATTTAAGAGTTCTCAGACAGTTCTAACTGAAGAAGACGGTCCTACCAATGAAACTAGAGAACTTACCAACGTATCATCGATGAGAAGGAACCTTGAGG TACAAGCAGAAAGCAGAGAGGGAACTCAGAGTATAGAATGTGAGACTTCatccaatcaaaacaaaaagcGGGGAATGGTTCTCCCATTTGAACCTCTTTCAATCACATTCGATGAAATAAAATACGCTGTAGGCATGCCACAG GAATTGAAAGCACAAGGTGTTACAGAAGACCGGTTGGAGCTTCTCAAGGGAGTGAGTGGAGCTTTTAAGCCCGGAGTCCTTACAGCTTTAATGGGTGTTAGTGGCGCTGGCAAGACCACTTTGATGGATGTGTTGGCAGGAAGAAAAACTGGTGGATATATTGACGGAAGGATAACCATATCAGGTTACCCAAAGAagcaggagacatttgctcgtATAGCAGGATATTGTGAGCAAAATGACATCCATTCCCCCAATGTCACAGTATATGAATCTCTGCTCTTTTCTGCCTGGCTTCGGTTACCTCCAGAAGTTGCTGATGCTAGTAGAAAG ATGTTCATAGATGAGGTCATGGTGCTTGTGGAACTGACCCCTCTAAGAGATTCATTAGTTGGACTACCGGGTGTCAGTGGTTTATCAACAGAGCAGCGGAAGAGGCTCACCATCGCAGTTGAGCTTGTTGCAAACCCTTCCATAATATTCATGGATGAGCCAACCACTGGGCTGGATGCAAGGGCAGCAGCAATAGTGATGAGAACAGTGAGGAACACTGTCGACACTGGACGAACTGTCGTGTGCACCATCCACCAGCCAGGCATTGATATATTTGAGgcttttgatgag CTATTCTTATTGAAGCAAGGAGGAGAGGAAATATATGTCGGTCCATTGGGGCGGTATTCTTCTCATTTAATAGCATATTTTGAG GCAATCAATGGAATAAGTAAAATAAAAGATGGTCAAAATCCAGCAACATGGATGTTGGAGGTTACGATGATGGCCCAGGAAACAACTCTTGGAGTAGACTTTGCAGTTCTCTATAAGAACTCGGAACTTTACAG GAAGAACAAAGCAATGATCGAGGAACTAAGCAAACCTAGCCCTGGTTCACAAGAACTCCATTTCTCTACCCAATACTCTCAATCTTTCATCAACCAATGCCTCACTTGCCTTTTGAAACAGCAGTGGTCCTACTGGCGTAACCCATCGTACACTGCAGTGAGGTTTCTCTTCACAACCTTCACAGCCCTCATGTTTGGGACAATCTTTTGGAATCTCGGATCCAAAAG CCAGAAGCAACAAGATATAATGAATGCAATGGGTTCTATTTATGCTGCTGTTATCTTTCTTGGGATACAGAATGCATCTGCTGTGCAACCAGTTGTGGATGTTGAAAGAACAGTTTTTTATAGAGAAAGGGCTGCGGGAATGTATTCAGCTATGCCATATGCTTTTGCCCAG GTCTTCATTGAGCTTCCTTATGTCTTTATACAAACTATAGTATATGCTCTTATAGTGTATGCGATGATTGGGTTACATTGGGAGGTTGCAAAGTTCTTCTGGTATATCTTCTTCATATACTTTACACTGTTATACTTTACCTTATTTGGTATGGTGACAGTGGCCTTGACACCCAACCGTAACATTGCTGCTGTAATTTCTGCGGCATTCTATGCAATGTGGAACCTCTTCTCCGGATTCATAATTCCAAAATCA AAAATTCCAGTGTGGTGGGTTTGGTGTTACTGGATGACCCCTGTTGCTTGGACAATGTATGGATTGGTTGCGTCTCAATTTGGAGATATACAGGAAAGGTTGGAAACAGGGGAGACAGTAGAAGAATTTGTGAAGAACTATTTTGGCTATGAACACAGTTTCCTTGGAGTTGTTGCTGCTGTGGTTGTTGGGTTCACCATAATATTTGTTTTCGTCTTTGCTGTCTCAATAAGGTTGTTAAATTTCCAGAAAAGGTAA
- the LOC122645688 gene encoding pleiotropic drug resistance protein 1-like isoform X2 gives MERSVSAHSISRSISRSNSRGINRVDSYGSFFRRDSASDIFRRSSRAREDDDEEALKWAAIQKLPTWNRMRKGILLGGEDGVTTKEIDIDCLGPEERKILIERLEVENDKFFLRLRNRITRVGIELPTIEVRFEHLNVDTEAHMGSRALPSIPNFTLNMIEGFLNYIHLLPSKKKPLSILRDVSGVIKPGRMTLLLGPPTSGKTTLLLALAGKLDKNLKVSGRVTYNGHEMDEFVPQRTSAYISQRDLHIGEMTVRETLAFSARCQGVGSTYDLFSELLRREKEANIKPDPDIDLFMKAAALGGQEASLITDVIVKILGLEVCADTLVGDEMLRGISGGQRKRLTTGEMLVGPARALFMDEISNGLDSSTTYQIVKSLRNYIHILRGTAFVSLLQPAPETFDLFDDIFLLSDGQIVYQGPRDNVLQFFEYVGFKCPERKGVADFLQEVTSRKDQQQYWIDKDKPYRFISVKEFSEAFQSFHVGQRLGDELATPFDKTKSHPAALTTNKYGVSKKELLKACIARELLLMKRNSFVYIFKTMLLIIVACVSMTILLRTKMHRDSILDGGLYVGALFFSLMTIMFNGFSEVALTILKLPVFYKQRDLRFFPPWAYSLPTWILKIPISFVEVAVWVFMTHYVIGFDPNVESLFKQYLLLLCVNQMSSGLFRFIAAAGRNEIIANTFGSFSLLIVLVMGGFLLSRDDIRKWWIWGYWISPIMYAQNAIAVNEFLGKSWGQVLPQSTETLGVAVMKSKGFFTEAYWYWIGVGALICYVFLFNIIFTVALSYLNPFKSSQTVLTEEDGPTNETRELTNVSSMRRNLEESREGTQSIECETSSNQNKKRGMVLPFEPLSITFDEIKYAVGMPQELKAQGVTEDRLELLKGVSGAFKPGVLTALMGVSGAGKTTLMDVLAGRKTGGYIDGRITISGYPKKQETFARIAGYCEQNDIHSPNVTVYESLLFSAWLRLPPEVADASRKMFIDEVMVLVELTPLRDSLVGLPGVSGLSTEQRKRLTIAVELVANPSIIFMDEPTTGLDARAAAIVMRTVRNTVDTGRTVVCTIHQPGIDIFEAFDELFLLKQGGEEIYVGPLGRYSSHLIAYFEAINGISKIKDGQNPATWMLEVTMMAQETTLGVDFAVLYKNSELYRKNKAMIEELSKPSPGSQELHFSTQYSQSFINQCLTCLLKQQWSYWRNPSYTAVRFLFTTFTALMFGTIFWNLGSKSQKQQDIMNAMGSIYAAVIFLGIQNASAVQPVVDVERTVFYRERAAGMYSAMPYAFAQVFIELPYVFIQTIVYALIVYAMIGLHWEVAKFFWYIFFIYFTLLYFTLFGMVTVALTPNRNIAAVISAAFYAMWNLFSGFIIPKSKIPVWWVWCYWMTPVAWTMYGLVASQFGDIQERLETGETVEEFVKNYFGYEHSFLGVVAAVVVGFTIIFVFVFAVSIRLLNFQKR, from the exons tgatgatgaagaagctcTGAAATGGGCTGCAATACAGAAATTACCCACATGGAATCGTATGAGAAAAGGAATATTACTGGGTGGAGAAGACGGAGTGACAACCAAAgagattgatattgattgtctTGGACCagaagagagaaagattttGATAGAAAGACTAGAAGTTGAGAATGATAAGTTCTTTCTAAGACTCCGAAATCGCATTACTCG AGTTGGAATTGAACTTCCAACAATTGAAGTTCGATTTGAGCATTTAAATGTTGATACTGAAGCTCATATGGGAAGTAGAGCTCTTCCTTCAATTCCCAACTTCACTCTCAATATGATAGAG GGGTTCTTGAACTATATTCATCTTCTACCAAGTAAAAAGAAGCCATTATCGATCCTTCGCGACGTTAGCGGAGTAATCAAACCGGGTAGAATGACATTGCTTCTAGGTCCCCCAACCTCAGGGAAGACTACTCTTCTTCTAGCTCTAGCAGGAAAGCTTGATAAAAATCTAAAA GTTTCAGGGAGAGTAACTTATAATGGCCATGAAATGGATGAGTTTGTACCACAGAGGACATCTGCATATATTAGTCAAAGAGATCTTCATATAGGGGAAATGACTGTGAGAGAAACATTGGCTTTCTCTGCAAGATGTCAAGGGGTTGGAAGTACCTATG aTCTGTTTTCTGAGTTattaagaagagaaaaggaggcAAATATCAAGCCAGATCCTGATATTGACCTCTTTATGAAG GCAGCAGCGCTAGGAGGGCAAGAAGCCAGTTTGATCACAGATGTAATTGTAAAG ATTTTGGGCCTTGAGGTTTGTGCTGATACCTTGGTCGGAGATGAGATGCTGAGAGGTATCTCTGGAGGACAAAGAAAGCGTCTTACAACAG GTGAAATGCTTGTTGGACCTGCGAGGGCACTTTTCATGGATGAGATATCGAATGGTTTGGACAGTTCAACAACTTATCAAATAGTGAAGTCATTGAGGAATTACATTCACATTTTACGTGGGACAGCCTTTGTCTCCCTTCTCCAGCCAGCACCAGAGACTTTTGATCTCTTTGATGACATCTTTCTCCTATCGGATGGGCAGATTGTGTACCAGGGCCCCCGTGATAATGTGCTTCAATTCTTTGAGTACGTGGGATTCAAATGCCCTGAGAGGAAAGGAGTTGCTGACTTCTTACAAGAA GTAACATCAAGAAAAGATCAGCAACAGTACTGGATTGATAAAGATAAGCCTTACAGATTTATTTCTGTCAAGGAATTTTCAGAAGCATTCCAGTCATTCCATGTTGGCCAGAGACTCGGAGATGAACTTGCTACCCCATTCGACAAAACCAAGAGTCACCCCGCAGCTTTAACAACCAACAAGTATGGTGTTAGCAAGAAGGAGCTATTGAAAGCTTGTATAGCAAGAGAATTGTTGCTTATGAAGAGGAACTCATTTGTCTACATTTTCAAGACAATGCTA CTTATTATTGTCGCATGTGTATCAATGACAATTTTACTCCGTACCAAGATGCACCGAGATTCAATACTTGATGGTGGTTTATATGTGGGTGCTTTGTTCTTCTCTCTCATGACGATTATGTTTAATGGATTCTCAGAGGTTGCCTTGACCATCTTGAAACTTCCTGTGTTTTACAAGCAAAGAGACCTCCGTTTCTTCCCTCCATGGGCATATTCACTACCAACATGGATCCTAAAGATTCCAATCAGTTTTGTAGAAGTTGCTGTTTGGGTGTTCATGACGCACTATGTCATTGGCTTTGACCCAAATGTTGAAAG TCTGTTCAAACAGTACCTCCTCCTTCTATGCGTCAACCAGATGTCGTCCGGATTGTTCCGATTTATCGCAGCAGCCGGAAGGAATGAGATCATTGCAAACACATTTGGATCCTTTAGTTTGCTGATAGTCCTTGTCATGGGTGGATTTCTCTTGTCGCGAG ATGACATAAGGAAATGGTGGATATGGGGCTACTGGATCTCTCCTATTATGTATGCTCAAAATGCAATTGCTGTCAATGAGTTCCTTGGGAAAAGTTGGGGACAA GTTCTACCCCAGTCTACAGAGACTCTGGGAGTGGCAGTCATGAAGTCTAAAGGATTTTTTACTGAAGCATATTGGTATTGGATTGGAGTAGGGGCGTTGATCTGTTATGTTTTCCTGTTCAACATTATTTTCACTGTTGCTCTCTCTTATCTGAATC CATTTAAGAGTTCTCAGACAGTTCTAACTGAAGAAGACGGTCCTACCAATGAAACTAGAGAACTTACCAACGTATCATCGATGAGAAGGAACCTTGAGG AAAGCAGAGAGGGAACTCAGAGTATAGAATGTGAGACTTCatccaatcaaaacaaaaagcGGGGAATGGTTCTCCCATTTGAACCTCTTTCAATCACATTCGATGAAATAAAATACGCTGTAGGCATGCCACAG GAATTGAAAGCACAAGGTGTTACAGAAGACCGGTTGGAGCTTCTCAAGGGAGTGAGTGGAGCTTTTAAGCCCGGAGTCCTTACAGCTTTAATGGGTGTTAGTGGCGCTGGCAAGACCACTTTGATGGATGTGTTGGCAGGAAGAAAAACTGGTGGATATATTGACGGAAGGATAACCATATCAGGTTACCCAAAGAagcaggagacatttgctcgtATAGCAGGATATTGTGAGCAAAATGACATCCATTCCCCCAATGTCACAGTATATGAATCTCTGCTCTTTTCTGCCTGGCTTCGGTTACCTCCAGAAGTTGCTGATGCTAGTAGAAAG ATGTTCATAGATGAGGTCATGGTGCTTGTGGAACTGACCCCTCTAAGAGATTCATTAGTTGGACTACCGGGTGTCAGTGGTTTATCAACAGAGCAGCGGAAGAGGCTCACCATCGCAGTTGAGCTTGTTGCAAACCCTTCCATAATATTCATGGATGAGCCAACCACTGGGCTGGATGCAAGGGCAGCAGCAATAGTGATGAGAACAGTGAGGAACACTGTCGACACTGGACGAACTGTCGTGTGCACCATCCACCAGCCAGGCATTGATATATTTGAGgcttttgatgag CTATTCTTATTGAAGCAAGGAGGAGAGGAAATATATGTCGGTCCATTGGGGCGGTATTCTTCTCATTTAATAGCATATTTTGAG GCAATCAATGGAATAAGTAAAATAAAAGATGGTCAAAATCCAGCAACATGGATGTTGGAGGTTACGATGATGGCCCAGGAAACAACTCTTGGAGTAGACTTTGCAGTTCTCTATAAGAACTCGGAACTTTACAG GAAGAACAAAGCAATGATCGAGGAACTAAGCAAACCTAGCCCTGGTTCACAAGAACTCCATTTCTCTACCCAATACTCTCAATCTTTCATCAACCAATGCCTCACTTGCCTTTTGAAACAGCAGTGGTCCTACTGGCGTAACCCATCGTACACTGCAGTGAGGTTTCTCTTCACAACCTTCACAGCCCTCATGTTTGGGACAATCTTTTGGAATCTCGGATCCAAAAG CCAGAAGCAACAAGATATAATGAATGCAATGGGTTCTATTTATGCTGCTGTTATCTTTCTTGGGATACAGAATGCATCTGCTGTGCAACCAGTTGTGGATGTTGAAAGAACAGTTTTTTATAGAGAAAGGGCTGCGGGAATGTATTCAGCTATGCCATATGCTTTTGCCCAG GTCTTCATTGAGCTTCCTTATGTCTTTATACAAACTATAGTATATGCTCTTATAGTGTATGCGATGATTGGGTTACATTGGGAGGTTGCAAAGTTCTTCTGGTATATCTTCTTCATATACTTTACACTGTTATACTTTACCTTATTTGGTATGGTGACAGTGGCCTTGACACCCAACCGTAACATTGCTGCTGTAATTTCTGCGGCATTCTATGCAATGTGGAACCTCTTCTCCGGATTCATAATTCCAAAATCA AAAATTCCAGTGTGGTGGGTTTGGTGTTACTGGATGACCCCTGTTGCTTGGACAATGTATGGATTGGTTGCGTCTCAATTTGGAGATATACAGGAAAGGTTGGAAACAGGGGAGACAGTAGAAGAATTTGTGAAGAACTATTTTGGCTATGAACACAGTTTCCTTGGAGTTGTTGCTGCTGTGGTTGTTGGGTTCACCATAATATTTGTTTTCGTCTTTGCTGTCTCAATAAGGTTGTTAAATTTCCAGAAAAGGTAA